The DNA region TCGGCGAACACCTGTTCCACCTCCTCAAGATCGTTGTAGGTGAGGGTGATGGTGTGTTGCGCTAGCGAGGCGGGGACACCCGGGGACGTGGGAACGCCCAGCGTCAGGGCGCCGGAGCCCGCTTTCACCAGCAGCGAATCCGAGTGGCCGTGGTAGCAGCCTTCGAACTTCACGATCTTGTCGCGCCCGGTGAAGCCGCGCGCGAGGCGGATGGCGCTCATCGTCGCCTCGGTGCCCGAGCTGACGAAGCGGACCAGCTCGATCGACGGCATGATCTCGCAGACGCGCCTGGCGAGCTCCGTCTCGATGGCCGTCGGGGCACCGAAGGACAGGCCGTCGAGCGCGGCGCTGCGCACGGCCTCGATCACGTCGGGATGCGCATGGCCAAGGATCATGGGCCCCCATGAGCCCACGTAGTCGGTGTAGCGATGGCCGTCCTCTCCCCAGAAATAAGCGCCGGCCGCCTTGCGGATGAAGATCGGGTCGCCGCCGACGGAGCGGAATGCGCGCACGGGAGAATTGACGCCGCCGGGGATGTAGCGCTGGGCTTCCTGGAACAGGTTCACGATGTGCGGGCCTCCTGCAATGGGCCGGGCCGCGGAGCGCCGCCCGGCAAAAACGATCATTTTAGCGCTGCGCGCCCTCGCTCGCAGGCTGCGGAAAGTACCTGCGCGGCACGCAGCGGGTCGGGGTCGCCGAAAAGATCATGGATCACCGCCACGCAGTGCGCGCCCGCGGCAATAGTTTCGGCGGCATTGCTGCGCGTGATGCCGCCGATGGCGACCACCGGGACCCGCAGCACGGCCGCGGCTTCCCGGAGCAACGCCAGCGGCGCCCGCACCGCGCCCGGCTTGCTGAGAGACGGCCAGACGCTGCCGAAAGCGACATAGTCGGCGCCCGCATCGACCGCCGCGCTGGCGAGATCGAGGCGATCGTAGCAGGACACGCCGATCAGCCGGTCCGGTCCGATGAGCGCTCTTGCGCGCCGCGGGTCCGCATCGTCCCGGCCGAGATGGACGCCGTCCGCGCCTATTTCGGCGGCGAGGGCCGCATCATCGTTGACGATGCACAGGGCGCCGCCGGCGCGGCAGGCCGCGAGGACCTCTCGAGCCCGTCGTCGTCGCGCCGCGACCCCTGCCGTCTTGTCGCGAAACTGGACGATGCGCGCGCCCCCGGCGACGGCCTGCGCGACACCTTCCGCGAGCCGGGGCTCCGGCAGCAGGTCCGGGTCCGTGAGGGCATACAGGCCACGCGGCAGCGACGGCCGGCTCATCGACGGCGCTCCCGGCGCTCCCGGGATCGCGCGCGACCGCGTCATCGGGGTCGTCGCCATGGCACCCGCTGCCCGCGCCCGGGCTGGAAACTCGCCTCCAGCCATGCGTGGGTGTCCGCCTGCGCCTGCGCTACGGCTTTTTCCACCGTGTCGCCGAGCGCGATCCGGGCGGCGCAGGCGGAAGCGAGCGTGCAGCCGGACCCGTGGAAGCTGCCTTCGAGACGCGGCCAGCGGAATGTCTGCGTGTCGTGGGGCCCGTAAAGCGTGTTCACCACCTCGCCGTGCCCCGTGTCCTCCTCGTCGCCGCCCTTCGCCAGCACGAAATCGCAACCCGCAGCACGCAGGGCGCCGGCCCGCGTGGTCGTGGTGTCGAGCCCGGGCGCGAGGCGCCGGATCTCGAGCGCATTCGGCGTCAACAACGTGGTCAGCGGGCAGAGGCGCCGGAGTATCACGTCCACCAGCGCGTCCTCCGCGAGGCGTGCGCCGCCCGCAGCGACCAGCACCGGGTCCAGCACGACCGGCAGGCCGGGATGCCGGGCGAGCACCTCGGCGACCGCAGTGGCGATGTCTGCCGTGGCGAGCAGCCCGATCTTCACGGCAGCCACCGGGATGTCGGCAAGTACCGCGTTCATCTGCGCAGCCACCAGTTCGCCCGCCGCGGCTTCGACCCGGCTCGCGTCGACGGTGTCCTGCACCGTGAGCGCCGTGATGACCGGGGCCGGGTGCGCACCGAGGGCGCTGATCGCCTGGAGGTCCGCGGCGATTCCGGCGCCGCCGGAGGGGTCGTTGCCGGCGATGACCAGCACGGTGGGTGGGATCGGAGACATTCGCTTGGGTCGGGGTGCCTGTGCATGCGAGAATTCGCGGCCATTCCGATTATCGCTGCGACGGGCTAACGATGAAAGCATGGATGTGTGTGATCTGCGGGTATGTCTACGAAGAGGCCGAGGGCGACCCGGAGGGCGGGATCGAACCCGGCACCAAGTGGGACGACGTCCCGCTCAGCTGGCGCTGCCCGGACTGCGGTGCGGGCAAGGAAGACTTCGAGATGATCGAAATCTGAGCATGGCCGCAGGGATGCCGGCAGGCACCGACGCACGGGAGTCCTGCCGGCCTCAGCGATCTTCGAGCTTCTGCACCCGGTATCCGCGTGCCTCCAGCAGCTGGGGCAGACCATCCGGCCCCACCACGTGCAGTGCGCCGACGACCACG from Wenzhouxiangella sp. XN24 includes:
- the thiE gene encoding thiamine phosphate synthase; translation: MSRPSLPRGLYALTDPDLLPEPRLAEGVAQAVAGGARIVQFRDKTAGVAARRRRAREVLAACRAGGALCIVNDDAALAAEIGADGVHLGRDDADPRRARALIGPDRLIGVSCYDRLDLASAAVDAGADYVAFGSVWPSLSKPGAVRAPLALLREAAAVLRVPVVAIGGITRSNAAETIAAGAHCVAVIHDLFGDPDPLRAAQVLSAACERGRAALK
- a CDS encoding hydroxymethylpyrimidine/phosphomethylpyrimidine kinase, with amino-acid sequence MSPIPPTVLVIAGNDPSGGAGIAADLQAISALGAHPAPVITALTVQDTVDASRVEAAAGELVAAQMNAVLADIPVAAVKIGLLATADIATAVAEVLARHPGLPVVLDPVLVAAGGARLAEDALVDVILRRLCPLTTLLTPNALEIRRLAPGLDTTTTRAGALRAAGCDFVLAKGGDEEDTGHGEVVNTLYGPHDTQTFRWPRLEGSFHGSGCTLASACAARIALGDTVEKAVAQAQADTHAWLEASFQPGRGQRVPWRRPR
- a CDS encoding rubredoxin, whose translation is MKAWMCVICGYVYEEAEGDPEGGIEPGTKWDDVPLSWRCPDCGAGKEDFEMIEI